Below is a genomic region from Acomys russatus chromosome 3, mAcoRus1.1, whole genome shotgun sequence.
TTTAGTAAAGAAATCTTTGTACAGATAAAACTTTCTAGAGACAGTTGTGCCTTGAATATCTAGAATTAATGCTTCATCTTTATATGGCTATTGTTTCTATGTAGCAGGGACAATCTTGCTGCTGTTGATATCAAACTTACTCCTGTGGGAGAAAGCTGCATCAATTCCTGCATGTCAAGGTGAAAGGGGAGGCTGTATGGATCCCCTTTCAGAAACATTTAATAATGCCATCAGAAGAGCAGAAACCATTAGAAATCTTGCTGATAAACTATATGAGAAGTTTGTAAGTACCTCATCCTTTATGCTAATGTTTGGATTGCATTAGTACCTGAGACATTAAACAACATAACTCAAATATCAGAAAATGTACCTTCCTTTGTAAAGGACTCACAGATTACGGAGACATGGACAGGGTCATTGCGACAGTTTCatgaaatttcaaaacaaatattttttctatattttatctatttttttctgaaaaaaaaaaaaaactatggtagAATCTTTAAAATGTGCCTGGGAATGAGCTTTCATTTCCTATTATTGCATTCAAATTCATGAATTTCCATTGGCTATGTTCATTTAGCACACTGCATACATTTACTGTAAAAGATGTGCACTGCATAATCTATACATTTAGAACACAgataagagagggagagggagggagagaaagagagagagaaagagagagagagagagagtgagagagagagaaggaaagaaggaaagatgaaggaaaaaaaggcaTTTAGCTTTCAAAAAGCACCTAAACACTGGGAATTGTGGTCCAAAGATTTTCAGGTCTAGAGTTTGTccaatatctttttctttcttgctgatTGCTACACATAATTTCTCAAGGTCAGAacatacaaaggaagaaaaagtaggCAAACTTTCAATATGACAGACATCAGGAGAATGTGACGCTGTTTGAAGTAAACATAACTTcatgttgttgttggattttatTGACTATATCTTAATTTTCCCCTTTTAACATGCCTCAGTTGGAGGATGCATTCTCATCCAGACAATTTCTGTTCATTGTAAGTACCTCACTTCTTTCTAGCTGCTTTCCAAAGGAGCTTCATGAGCTTAGATGAGAAAGtattacaaattattttcttttctcttcttaacTGACATTTTTCAACTTCCTAACCCTCACAATAACCTATTAACTTTCATGAATTAGCTCATTACTAAAAACAATTAAGATCAGGGGATGGTGGACAAAGAGGGAGAGTAGGCCCAGGAGGAGATTAGGGAGGGGAAaatgattgggatgtaatgtgaatatataattaaaattttaagattaaaaaataaaaataattatattattatgatatatttaaataaattcaacATGTTATTAATCATATAATGACTAATGCAATTCATAACATTaattaataactttaaaatttttctacttACAGTTCACTGTAAGATAGTCTATTATTTTCCATGAGTGATATTGTCACAAGTCAcaaatttcattctaaaattACAAACtttgtattacacacacacacacacacacaaacacagagttgTAAATTAATACATTCATAATTCTGATGTTTGGTTAAGGAAATATCAGTATTAAGagactaaaaatagaaatatttgtcAATATATGCTATGGCTTTGTGCTGAAATActcaagaaatataatttaaatgtttttttatataaGTTTAATCCTTTCAGTGTTTCTCTACAAATAGTAACTTTTGGAAAGATGAGAATATAGTAAAATAGCATTGGAGGGCTTTGAAATGTTAGTAAAGAGTCAAATTAAGTTGCAGATACAGAAACAGATTTAGGTAATGGGTATTTTCGTACTTCCTCCATATATGTTTTTATGAGGTACTTATGGTTAAAATGTAGATATCcatcaaaaagcaaaatattctGATTATGAAATACAATTTCTGAACACTAactgaattttgtgtgtgtgtgtgttgttgttgttgttgtttttgttttgttttgttttgttttgttttgttttgttttcagttttcagaaCTGGCTAAGGGAAATAGGGCTGCTAACATAGCCAGAAATAGCTGCCACTCTAAGAGCATTATCCTGCCAGGTTCCGGAACTGAACATACAAACATCAGAGtgagtttcttccttcctttctttctttctttctttcttccttccttccttcctttcttcttttttctcttgtcaagacaaggtttcttggtgtagccctggttgtcctggactcactctgtaggccaggttgatcgacctgtctctgcctccagcatgctgtgccaccatacccagctttttcaAAGTGAGTTTCCTTCATGGGTTTTTCACAAAACATCAGAATCAATGCATGGAATTTGTGGTGCTGTTGGTTATTGTAGTCTTTATGATAGCATATCTGAATATGATTTAAATTGGGTATCATATGATAACAATAAGGGAAAAAAGGACAAagctattaagaaaataaatcttcagaGCTACAATGTTGCTAGACATACCAAAAGTATTCTCTTGGCCTTGCTAtatttgaacaaaacaaaacaaaacaatgtgggaaagactaagctttgtcacaggtggaagcaatcttggcgggctttacccttgcaCACCctatgaataccttgtgacagactgagtgaagccatcctgggcctggaattcaggaagcagacctggggaccccacctggactattgtttttctaattgaccctcaactagagaaggagactgcccttctcatgtgactcaggcaggaggggaggggagagcagcagcaggttgaGCAGCAAACAgactggaccagcacgcaggccataGAGACACCTAAAGACCAGTCCcctggaacggataccggaaggttcactcttttttccctttaaccttttttccttcttatgtAAGCTAGTTGggctgtataataaagtttaattgttgagaaaaagagccaacaaaacaaaaataacagaaggTGGTATTGTTTAAGTAAGTGATAAAAGGAATGGAGGTTCAGAAAGGTTGTACAGGATATTACACTTGAATGGAATTCAATGCAAATGTGTACCTCATCTAACTGCAGACCTCAGGCTTAATCACATGACAGTCCCATGTTTTGCCATAAACTTTTGACTGCTTCTTTCCTTAATGTCCTTTACATCTTTCCATTGTAATGAATGAGCTCTTGTTCACTCTAATTTTCATGACCATGGGGAATACTAAGAACATCAAAAGAGGTAGTAATTTAAATTAGATATGAACATTAAATACTAGAGGCAcaaattctgttttaatttccaCTGCTTCCATTATTAAAGCCAATGCTATATCACAATTGTTCATCCATACACACCGGCAAATATCCTGCTCTGTCATAGGTTACAAGAAAACACTTTAAGGAATACCATGATCTCATCAtggtagttttgttttaatttattcaattcaCATAGAAATCATTAACATGTATCTTATTGAATGCAATGATTTATTGGTGTATATGAACCCTTGAGTGAAAATAATTCGAGTCACTTGCCCTTGTTAGAGGAATCTATCTTTGCTGAGTCAAACTTATTAGCCCCTATTGAGTCCCAGAAATACCTGTTTTACTAATCAATAGACAGATGTCAACATAATCAAGATCTCACTAGAGATAAGCTGTTAGAAAATCATAGGAGAACAAAACAtgatgacataatctcagaaaaACTCCTAACTTATAAGcatcataattttatattttctggcCAGTAGACTGATTGTTTAAACTTTACATTTCCATACCATGTAATATCTACATAACATACGTCAAATATACACTTAAATGCATGCTTTAGTTCAGCTTCTTCACATGAATATTACATACAACAAAGCTGCTTTGCTCTATTGTGTTTTCTCAGaccaaaaaatatgtaaaattgttGATCAACTTTGTGGGTGCCTGGAACAGTCCTCTGTTTCATCTAATGACTAAGCTGAGTGCCATGCAAGGTGTCCCAGAAACTATCCTTTCAAAAGtcaaagagatggaagagaacaACAGGGAACTCCTGGATGACCTTAGGTGGATACTCACCAAGGTGAGGAATTTCCTATTAGTTATTCCCATTTATAAAGGAGGTGGGTTGTATAAActtataaaatgaagtaaaacatCTTATCTTTCTAGAATGAAATACAAATGTCTGGTTTTGTGGACTATCTTCTCCTAGGAccacagttctcaacctgtggtcccAGATTCTGTGGGGTGTTGCATATGATCTAtcttgcatataaaatatttacattatgattaattaCAGTAGCAAACTGGGAGTTGtaaagcagcaaaaaaaaaaaaaatacttttatgattaGGAGTCACCACAGCATTAGGAACTGGATTAAAGAGTCACAGTATttaaaaggctgagaaccactgaactgAGAGAATACTGTCAGCCTCAACTTTCTCAGAGACACTTTTCATCATCACCTACCCCAGAGATTAGAAAGAAACACAGCTGTTCCTCTTAGGCACTTAGAGAACATTTTTCCTAggcagagtgaaaaaaaaaaaaaaagctcagcttTTTCTATCACAGTCATCTCTTGGCTCTGCGTATTAAATCACCATTTGACCCTCATCACATAAGAGATTTTCATACATAAACTTTATGAAACATAGATTTAgttgaaatatataaaagaacGGTGGTGCCTTTCCGCTTCTGTGAAACACAAAGGGCACGTAAGAGTTCTCAAATAAGACACTGATCCTATGgtagaaaaaaaaggacattttgcccagtggataGTTTACtacattttaagccatctccataaggaggttctttctgtctaccacagacagaatctgcctaaagatgggcaagcttagatgcaggcagagtcgatggccaaactctgccaattcagagtaagaaagtcctcaatagttctgtcttacaaatatgtctgtcagatatattgggtcagaaggctgaagatgatgctccaacatttagagagttttgggtgactgatcaggtagcaaattgtctctgtcaccttctcatttgggaagctgctgacctgcactccctgtatactcagctaatcaaatttattttttctcaagtctctaatggggtggAAGACTGGACAGTTTAGTTTTGCatataagcttagttgtttagcagTTAatatgttcttaggtctagatatatgctTTAATTTGATAATGTTTAGATATGTAGGTATTGATTCACTTCAGAATTTTATAATCACCacgacaggaaagatgttttcttccaggccgccaatacaaataggcaaaacactaagaatgtaatatttatataattcctaattgtgtcatggtccttcttgttgtaggtagtttattgtatatatgtgtataatacaaatgtacatgtaaaaagtaaaaaatacttaataaaaaagcTGATACTAGCTCTTCCAATGTCCTAGAGTCAAATAGAATCCTCCTACTTTTCCTCTGCTTCTGGGAGGGTATACTCCCTCTGTGATCCATTACATATTACAACAAATGCATATTAGTCTTGATGATACTTTCTAAAAGACTAACTCCTTGAGAGCCTCCTGTTCTAGATAAATGAAAGCCCATATGTATGATGAAAGCAATACATTTCTGAATGCATTTTCCCAGTGAACACAGAAGAAGCAAGGGGAAAGGAACACTAACAATTTAATCAACATGTCACTGActatcattttgatttttagGCTTATCCTACAGCAAAGATGATTGAAAGATTCCCCAGCTGGCCACATCTTTCATTGTTAAGATCAAGTGGAGAGAACAATCAATTTTTGGCAATATTTAACCTTTCCATCTGCATACACAGTGATATACTCCAGACTATAAATCATCTCAGAAAATTGAGGTGTCTAATAACCATGAAAGACTGCTAAATGCACATCTACCCTCTCTGCTTTGAAGGTGATTCATGATACTCCATTCTTGAGAAGTTTCTGATAATATTATATCTTTGAATGCATGCTTGTGTAGAAtttgtccatttaaaaaatattaaaaacactcTCTTTAAAAATGTCCAAATCTGAAATTcctatttttgtcttgtttatttaaTAGAATGACTATGGTTAAAGGTAGATTGCCCCATCCAATTTATCACAAACAATAAATGTTACGTTTGcaataaatgaacattttaattgAATAACCTCACAATTTATTTCAAAGGAAAGTAGAAAGTACAGATATTATactcaaaatgtaaaattataaataagcaATCCATGTGTcctaaaaagaaatagaaacttcaTATTGCTTAATGAAATCAAGACAGTCCTGAGGAAATAATGTTCACAGTGAAAGCACAGCCCATCCAAACCAATTTCTATTGGGCTCCACAGCCTCCAGAGGACTTGGAGGGCAAGGTGTCGATATGATAAATACACACTGGATTTATGTAGGAAATCatcaaagaattaatttttaaactttaaaattgttttaggaCAAAAATATCAGTCAGTCAAGATTTCTTCATGATGTGTCATTAGCTCCATTATAAATTTGCTTCTCCATAGCATGATCTAAGGTGTGTTtgacttgttttcatttctctgtgtctaACAAGTCCTTCTTTGATCTACAATCACTTTAACTAGAAACACTctttatatggtgtgtgtattAAAGTCATAGGGGTTTTAAGATAGGGAATCTCTTTGGCTGTGTGCCATAAAACGCAGATGACTTAGCCACTTGTCTTTCATTCTGCTGTGGAAGAAAGAAACCTTCCCAGTTTGAATTATCAATGACTATTTGTTATCCTGCTTCAATGATATCATTACTATGATAAGCAGTGCCTCCCTCGACCCCTTCTCTATCTAGGTTTAGGAACTTTCAAAATTTCCCCTCTTTTCTCCAGTGATATCATGGATGATTAAACCTACATGTATCTGTGCAGATTTCTTGatattaatgtttttgtttattgtactATGTTCTGAAAGTTATTAGAGGACTAATAGAGAAAATTATAATCAGTTAAAATTCAGACCTTGTGGGGCCAATTGATAAATAATACATCATCAGTACAACCTCAGCACAGAAGGTTGAGGGGTCATTGTGACAGAGAGGGTGGAAATGCTATAAGAGGCAGAAGATAAGGGAGTTTGCTTTGAgatcgggtcctctggaagtgacACATATTAGCACCACATAGTCTGATCAGCATGACAGCCCAAATATGAGCGAAACACAAAGGCAACAGCAATAGATGTGCTGAAGCCCAGGAGCCCTAACCCACACAAAGACCCGTAGGCAGCTAAGGGAAACTCAGGTTTAA
It encodes:
- the LOC127186948 gene encoding prolactin-8A4-like, which produces MKLPLSQPHFSGTILLLLISNLLLWEKAASIPACQGERGGCMDPLSETFNNAIRRAETIRNLADKLYEKFTKKYVKLLINFVGAWNSPLFHLMTKLSAMQGVPETILSKVKEMEENNRELLDDLRWILTKAYPTAKMIERFPSWPHLSLLRSSGENNQFLAIFNLSICIHSDILQTINHLRKLRCLITMKDC